From Strigops habroptila isolate Jane chromosome 10, bStrHab1.2.pri, whole genome shotgun sequence, one genomic window encodes:
- the ARMT1 gene encoding damage-control phosphatase ARMT1 isoform X3: MAAVAVLPVSLSARFKGSFAYFTVKDRLPQILTRVIDTLHRHKNEFFEEHGEKGVEAEKRAISFLSKLRNELQTDKPVTPLEDELPDAALWNQYLDYQRNLANGSGELSWFQSPWLFVECYMYRRIHAALAQNPPIENFDVFKEGKAQNFFESQEAVIALCTYFQELLKNIKDLDEKQLQEELFKLLQVSLWGNKCDLSFSAGEDSSQKSSPLQSLENLLPYIVVNDMEKIWSLFVNTRKRNTEKSNVRVDIVLDNAGFELVSDFVLADFLLSSKLADEVHFHGKSIPW; encoded by the exons ATGGCGGCGGTAGCGGTGCTACCGGTCTCCCTCTCGGCCAGGTTTAAGGG ATCATTTGCATATTTTACAGTTAAAGACAGACTGCCCCAGATCCTCACAAGAGTTATTGATACTCTGCATCgacataaaaatgaattttttgaAGAACATGGTGAG AAGGGTGTGGAAGCAGAGAAGAGAGCTATATCTTTCCTCTCCAAGCTGCGGAATGAACTGCAAACAGACAAACCAGTGACCCCTTTAGAAGATGAGCTGCCTGATGCTGCTCTGTGGAACCAGTACCTAGACTACCAACGAAATTTAGCAAATGGGAGTGGAGAACTGAGTTGGTTTCAGTCCCCTTGGTTATTTGTAGAGTGTTACATGTATCGAAGAATTCATGCAGCATTAGCACAGAA cCCACCTATTGAGAACTTTGACGTATTTAAGGAAGGAAAGGCTCAAAATTTCTTCGAATCCCAAGAGGCTGTTATTGCCTTATGCACTTACTTTCAGGAACTTCTTAAAAACATCAAGGATCTAGATGAAAAGCAACTTCAGGAGGAACTTTTTAAGCTATTGCAG gTGTCATTGTGGGGCAATAAGTGCgacctttctttttcagccGGTGAAGACAGCTCTCAGAAATCTAGTCCTTTACAATCCCTGGAAAACCTGTTACCTTACATTGTGGTGAATGATATGGAAAAAATTTGGTCACTATTTGTaaacaccagaaaaagaaatacagaaaaaagtaatgttaGAGTTGACATAGTCCTGGATAATGCCGGCTTTGAACTTGTGAGTGATTTTGTGTTGGCTGACTTCCTGTTATCGTCAAAGCTAGCTGATGAAGtccattttcatggaaaaagtaTTCCATG GTGA
- the ARMT1 gene encoding damage-control phosphatase ARMT1 isoform X2 produces the protein MYRRIHAALAQNPPIENFDVFKEGKAQNFFESQEAVIALCTYFQELLKNIKDLDEKQLQEELFKLLQVSLWGNKCDLSFSAGEDSSQKSSPLQSLENLLPYIVVNDMEKIWSLFVNTRKRNTEKSNVRVDIVLDNAGFELVSDFVLADFLLSSKLADEVHFHGKSIPWYVSDTTKHDFNWTVKQLQSANHMWMSRCGINWEGNLKKGVWVYHDHMFWTLPHDFSSMAGVAPDLYADLQKSNLLFFKGDLNYRKLTGDRKWEYTVPFHQALNKFHPAPLCSLRTLKSDTQVGLKPGQGEEIQASEPEWMVSGKYGVVQFDAAL, from the exons ATGTATCGAAGAATTCATGCAGCATTAGCACAGAA cCCACCTATTGAGAACTTTGACGTATTTAAGGAAGGAAAGGCTCAAAATTTCTTCGAATCCCAAGAGGCTGTTATTGCCTTATGCACTTACTTTCAGGAACTTCTTAAAAACATCAAGGATCTAGATGAAAAGCAACTTCAGGAGGAACTTTTTAAGCTATTGCAG gTGTCATTGTGGGGCAATAAGTGCgacctttctttttcagccGGTGAAGACAGCTCTCAGAAATCTAGTCCTTTACAATCCCTGGAAAACCTGTTACCTTACATTGTGGTGAATGATATGGAAAAAATTTGGTCACTATTTGTaaacaccagaaaaagaaatacagaaaaaagtaatgttaGAGTTGACATAGTCCTGGATAATGCCGGCTTTGAACTTGTGAGTGATTTTGTGTTGGCTGACTTCCTGTTATCGTCAAAGCTAGCTGATGAAGtccattttcatggaaaaagtaTTCCATGGTATGTTTCAGATACCACAAAGCATGATTTTAACTGGACTGTTAAACAACTGCAATCAGCTAATCATATGTGGATGTCTAGGTGTGGGATAAACTGGGAGGGCAATTTGAAAAAGGGAGTTTGGGTTTACCATGATCACATGTTTTGGACTTTGCCACATGACTTTTCCAGTATGGCTGGAGTTGCTCCTGATTTGTATGCTGATCTACAGAAATcaaacttgctttttttcaaaGGTGATCTAAACTATAGAAAATTAACAGGAGACAGAAAATGGGAGTATACTGTTCCGTTCCATCAAGCCTTGAACAAGTTTCATCCCGCGCCTCTCTGTAGTTTGAGAACACTGAAATCTGACACTCAGGTTGGCCTAAAACCTGGCCAAGGGGAAGAAATTCAGGCTTCTGAACCTGAATGGATGGTAAGTGGAAAATATGGGGTAGTCCAGTTTGATGCTGCTCTCTAG
- the ARMT1 gene encoding damage-control phosphatase ARMT1 isoform X1, giving the protein MAAVAVLPVSLSARFKGSFAYFTVKDRLPQILTRVIDTLHRHKNEFFEEHGEKGVEAEKRAISFLSKLRNELQTDKPVTPLEDELPDAALWNQYLDYQRNLANGSGELSWFQSPWLFVECYMYRRIHAALAQNPPIENFDVFKEGKAQNFFESQEAVIALCTYFQELLKNIKDLDEKQLQEELFKLLQVSLWGNKCDLSFSAGEDSSQKSSPLQSLENLLPYIVVNDMEKIWSLFVNTRKRNTEKSNVRVDIVLDNAGFELVSDFVLADFLLSSKLADEVHFHGKSIPWYVSDTTKHDFNWTVKQLQSANHMWMSRCGINWEGNLKKGVWVYHDHMFWTLPHDFSSMAGVAPDLYADLQKSNLLFFKGDLNYRKLTGDRKWEYTVPFHQALNKFHPAPLCSLRTLKSDTQVGLKPGQGEEIQASEPEWMVSGKYGVVQFDAAL; this is encoded by the exons ATGGCGGCGGTAGCGGTGCTACCGGTCTCCCTCTCGGCCAGGTTTAAGGG ATCATTTGCATATTTTACAGTTAAAGACAGACTGCCCCAGATCCTCACAAGAGTTATTGATACTCTGCATCgacataaaaatgaattttttgaAGAACATGGTGAG AAGGGTGTGGAAGCAGAGAAGAGAGCTATATCTTTCCTCTCCAAGCTGCGGAATGAACTGCAAACAGACAAACCAGTGACCCCTTTAGAAGATGAGCTGCCTGATGCTGCTCTGTGGAACCAGTACCTAGACTACCAACGAAATTTAGCAAATGGGAGTGGAGAACTGAGTTGGTTTCAGTCCCCTTGGTTATTTGTAGAGTGTTACATGTATCGAAGAATTCATGCAGCATTAGCACAGAA cCCACCTATTGAGAACTTTGACGTATTTAAGGAAGGAAAGGCTCAAAATTTCTTCGAATCCCAAGAGGCTGTTATTGCCTTATGCACTTACTTTCAGGAACTTCTTAAAAACATCAAGGATCTAGATGAAAAGCAACTTCAGGAGGAACTTTTTAAGCTATTGCAG gTGTCATTGTGGGGCAATAAGTGCgacctttctttttcagccGGTGAAGACAGCTCTCAGAAATCTAGTCCTTTACAATCCCTGGAAAACCTGTTACCTTACATTGTGGTGAATGATATGGAAAAAATTTGGTCACTATTTGTaaacaccagaaaaagaaatacagaaaaaagtaatgttaGAGTTGACATAGTCCTGGATAATGCCGGCTTTGAACTTGTGAGTGATTTTGTGTTGGCTGACTTCCTGTTATCGTCAAAGCTAGCTGATGAAGtccattttcatggaaaaagtaTTCCATGGTATGTTTCAGATACCACAAAGCATGATTTTAACTGGACTGTTAAACAACTGCAATCAGCTAATCATATGTGGATGTCTAGGTGTGGGATAAACTGGGAGGGCAATTTGAAAAAGGGAGTTTGGGTTTACCATGATCACATGTTTTGGACTTTGCCACATGACTTTTCCAGTATGGCTGGAGTTGCTCCTGATTTGTATGCTGATCTACAGAAATcaaacttgctttttttcaaaGGTGATCTAAACTATAGAAAATTAACAGGAGACAGAAAATGGGAGTATACTGTTCCGTTCCATCAAGCCTTGAACAAGTTTCATCCCGCGCCTCTCTGTAGTTTGAGAACACTGAAATCTGACACTCAGGTTGGCCTAAAACCTGGCCAAGGGGAAGAAATTCAGGCTTCTGAACCTGAATGGATGGTAAGTGGAAAATATGGGGTAGTCCAGTTTGATGCTGCTCTCTAG